From Camelina sativa cultivar DH55 chromosome 7, Cs, whole genome shotgun sequence, one genomic window encodes:
- the LOC104699889 gene encoding E3 ubiquitin-protein ligase ATL4-like, giving the protein MASLINPSHGENYDSHSSSLDSLRPSVVVIILILLMTLLISVSICFLLRCLNRFSHRSLLPSSSSFSSSSSSAAVTSDSRRFSGNRVAPETERSSVLDSLPIFKFSSVTRRSTSTNSGDCAVCLSKFEPEDQLRLLPLCCHAFHADCIDIWLVSNQTCPLCRSPLFASESDLINSLVVAVGNNNNNTSGGGENSFRLEIGSISRRQTPIPESLDDQHRSYSIGSFDYIVDDVESEISESNFNRRSTSGKQEDLTTTATTTTAVEASLAADIGNEGSRSWLKDYVDRLSRGISSRAMSFRSSGRFFTGSSRRSEELTVMDLEANHTGEEISELFRWLSGV; this is encoded by the coding sequence ATGGCATCTCTCATCAATCCCAGCCATGGCGAAAACTACGAttctcactcttcttctctcgataGTCTCAGACCTAGCGTAGTAGTCATCATCCTCATCCTTCTCATGACTCTTCTCATCTCCGTCTCCATTTGTTTCCTCCTCCGCTGTCTCAACCGCTTTAGCCACCGCtcccttcttccttcttcttcttcgttttcctcctcctcctcctccgccgccgtaACTTCAGATTCCCGACGATTCTCTGGAAACAGAGTCGCTCCGGAAACAGAGCGATCATCGGTGCTCGATTCGCTCCCGATTTTCAAATTCTCCTCCGTGACTCGCCGATCTACTTCCACTAATTCCGGCGATTGCGCCGTCTGTTTGTCGAAATTTGAGCCGGAGGATCAGCtccgtcttcttcctctctgttGTCACGCTTTCCACGCCGATTGTATCGATATCTGGCTAGTCTCGAACCAGACTTGTCCTCTCTGTCGTTCTCCTCTCTTCGCCTCGGAGTCTGATTTAATAAATTCTCTCGTCGTCGCCGtcggaaacaacaacaacaacaccagcGGAGGAGGAGAAAACAGCTTCCGTCTCGAAATTGGATCCATAAGCCGTCGTCAAACGCCGATTCCAGAATCTCTTGATGATCAGCACCGATCTTACTCAATCGGTTCGTTCGATTACATAGTTGACGACGTCGAATCAGAAATCTCAGAGTCGAATTTTAACCGGAGAAGCACATCGGGAAAACAAGAAGACTTGACGACTACAGCAACAACAACGACGGCGGTTGAAGCGAGTTTAGCGGCGGATATAGGTAACGAAGGTTCTAGGAGCTGGCTCAAGGATTACGTTGACAGACTCTCGAGAGGTATATCGTCGCGTGCAATGTCGTTTAGAAGCTCTGGTAGGTTTTTTACCGGGAGCAGTCGTCGGAGCGAGGAGTTGACGGTGATGGATTTAGAAGCGAATCATACCGGAGAAGAGATTAGTGAGCTATTCCGGTGGCTATCAGGAGTGTGA